From the genome of Aerococcus sanguinicola:
GCTTTAGTGCTTTGGATAACGGGATCCTGGCACTTCCTGGATGCGACTTCAACGGCTGTATTAGCTGTGGCCTTCTTACTCCTTACAGGGGTCCTATCCTGGCAGGACATCTTAGGGGAGACGGGAGCTTGGAATACCTTGTCCTGGTTTGCGGTTCTGATGATGATGGCTGAGCAGTTGAACAGTCAAGGCTTTATTCCTTGGTTTAGTGAGCGTGTGGCAGGAGCTCTTGCTGGCTATTCCTGGCAGTGGGTCTTTGTGGCCCTCTGTCTCTTGTACTTCTACAGCCACTACTTCTTTGCCAGTCTGATTGCCCATGTGACCGCCATGTATCCGGCTTTCTTAGCCGTGGCCTTGGCTGCCGGAGCCCCTCCCCTCTATGCTGCCTTGATGCTAGCCTATGTCACGAATATTTGTGCCTCGACCACCCACTATGCCAGTGGGCCGGCTTCGATCATCTTTGCTACCGGTTATGTGACCCAGGGCGAGTGGTGGCGCAACGGAGCCGTGATGGGGGTTATTTACCTCCTCATTTGGCTTGGTATTGGGAGCCTATGCTTTAGCCTGATGGGGTGGCTTTAGTAAGTTGAAGCTTGAATGATTTAATAAGGAGGATACTGATGACACTTGACGACTATAAATTAACGGGGCAAGAGATTCATTTGGCCGATTATCCTTGCCATGTTTTATCAAAAGAAGATGATGAGAAGCTTAAGGACAGTCTTTATGAGGACCTGGTGCCTGATCTTGTGGACTGGCACAACCGGCTGACGGCAGAAGGGACGCGCGGCGTTTTGATCGTCCTCCAAGCCCTGGATGCAGCAGGCAAGGATGAGATAATCCGTTATATCTTCTCCACTTTACAGCCCCAGGCCCTTAAGGTGACTTCCTTTCAGAAGCCATCTGATAACGAGAAAGCCCATGACTATCTCTGGCGGATGCATGAGGGCTTGCCTGCGCGGGGAGAGATTGCCATTCTCAACCGGTCCTATTACGAAGATATTATTGCCCCTCAGATCCACCAGTCCTTAGATTCCGAGGAGCAACCGGAAGAAATTAAGGCTGACCCTGAACTGATCGAGAAGCGCTATGAACAAATCAAGGGCTTTGAGGACTATCTGACAGCTAATGGCTTTCCTGTTCTAAAACTCTTCTTCAATATGTCCAAGGATACCCAACGCGACCGCTTATTGGAGCGAATTGAGAATCCTAAGAAGAATTATGAATTTTCGCTCTCCGATATTGAAGACCGTAAGCAGTGGGACCACTACCAGGAAGTCTTTGAAGGCATGCTCAACCATACAGCAACGGCAACGGCCCCTTGGTATGTGCTGCCGGCTGACAACCCCTGGCTCTCGCGCCAGATAGCCACCCAGGCCCTGATCGAGATCTTAGCCCAATTGGATCCTCAATATCCAGAATTTTCGGAGGAGGAGCGAGCAGAAATCAAGAAAGTGGCGGACCAACTCCGCCGAGGCGAAATCTAATATAAGTACAATCATTGTATTTTTCAGGAAGAAAATTATGGAAACTGTTACATTTACTTTTACTTAGGCATAAGGCCTGGTAAAAGTTAAGAAAATTTAAACGTAATTGATTTTTAAAATCTATGAAAAGCCAATAATAAGGCCCTCATCTTTGAAATGGGGGTCTTATTTTGTTAGGGTGGAATTATGACTGTTACTAGAAAAACCAAAAACAGGGAGGAGAACGAATGAGTTCAGTAAAAATTCGCAATCTCACAAAAATATATGGAACGCGCGGCCAAATCGACCGGGCGAAAAAGATGCTTAATGAAGGAAAAACTAAGGAAGAAATTGTTAAAGCAACCGGTGCAACGGTTGGGGTCGACAATGCTTCCATGGATATCCATGAGGGGGAAACCTTCGTTATCATGGGGCTTTCTGGTTCAGGGAAGTCCACTCTCTTACGGATGATCAACCGTTTGATCGAACCAACTTCAGGTTCCGTTGAAATCGATGGGGACGATTTGACAAAAATTTCAGCAGAAGAATTGCGCGAAGTGCGTCGTAAGAAGGTCAGCATGGTCTTCCAAAACTTCGCCCTCTTCCCTCATATGACCCTCCAAGAAAATACTGAATACGGCTTGGCCGTCCAAGGTGTCGACAAGGAAGAACGTCGTAAGGTTGCTGAAAAAGCCCTTGCCAATGCGGGCTTAGCGGAATACAAGGACCAGTATCCTGACCAATTATCTGGTGGGATGCAGCAGCGGGTTGGTTTAGCTCGGGCCTTGGCCAATGACCCTGAAATTCTCTTGATGGATGAGGCCTTCTCAGCCTTGGACCCGCTCATTCGTCGCGATATGCAAGATGAACTCGTTGATCTCCAAGAACGGGTGAATAAGACCATTATCTTCATCACCCACGACTTGGATGAAGCCCTCCGTATCGGTGACCGGATCGCCTTAATGCGGAATGGTGAAGTCGTTCAAGTCGGAACCGGTGAAGAAATCTTAACGAATCCAGCCAACGACTATGTGGAACGCTTCGTTGAGAGTGTGGATCGTTCCAAGGTTATTACTGCTGAGAATGCCATGAAACGCCCTGAGTTCGTGATTAATATGGACCGCGAAGGCTTGCGTGTGGCCCTCAGACGGATGCAAGAGGAAGATATCTCACAAATTATGGTTCGGGACGATTCCCAACGCTTACGCGGTTACATCCACGATGGGGAAGCCTTAGCTTATATCCGCAAGCAAAACCAAGCAGGCAAAGACCTGAACCTAGAAGACATCCTGCATACCGACGTGCCTGTCATTGCGCCGGATGCCACCATCAATGAAACCTTCGATGCCTTACAAGGGGCGTCGCTACCGGTATCGGTTGTCGATGAGAATGGCCGTTGGTTAGGGATTATTAACCGCCGGATGATTATCGATATTCTCTCATCAAGTGACTATGAAGGAGGTCCAGTAGATGAATAAACTTGCCTTATTTCCCTTAGACCAACTCCCAGTGGCCGATTGGGTGGAAGGAGCGACTGAATGGATTACGAATACCTTTAGTGGTCTCTTCGATGTCCTCCAATCCCTCGGTTCTACTGTGATGGACGGCTTAACCGGCCTTTTGATGATGATTCCACCAGCTATCTTCATCATTGCCCTAGCTGTTCTAGCTTACTTTATTTCCCATAAGAGCTGGTCACTGCCAAGCTTTGTCCTGATTGGCTTAGGTTACATCCTCAACCAAGGACTCTGGTCTGACTTAATGAATACAGTTACCCTGGTCCTTGTATCCAGTCTGGTTTCAGTGGTGATTGGGGTACCTCTGGGGATCCTTGCGTCCAAGTATGATCCTGTACAAAAGGTTCTCAAACCTATCCTTGACTTCATGCAGACCATGCCGGCCTTCGTTTACCTCATCCCAGCTGTTGCCTTCTTCGGGATTGGGACTGTGCCAGGCGTCTTCGCCTCAGTAATCTTCGCCCTCCCACCAACCGTGCGGATGACTAATTTAGGGATCCGTCAAGTCCCTGAAGACCTGGATGAAGCAGCTGAAGCTTTCGGTTCGACCCCATCACAAAAGCTTTTCCAAGTGGAATTACCGATTGCTAAATCAACCATTATGGCAGGGGTTAACCAAACTGTAATGCTAGCCCTCTCCATGGTGGTAACGGGTTCCATGATCGGGGCACCTGGTCTCGGCCGGATCGTCCTATCTTCCTTACAGAGAGCCCAAGTGGGGACAGGCTTCGTGGCCGGTCTCGGGATTGTTATCCTGGCGATCATTATCGACCGCTTGACCCTCTTTGCAACTGAAGACAAGCGTAAATAAGAATAGGAGGCAGATACGATTATGAAGAAAATTATACTTGGCATCGTGGCTGTCCTAGGTCTTGTACTTAGCTTGGGCAGTCCAGGCGCCTTCCGTTCCTCACTCTTCTCTGGGGGCGGCTCTTCCAATGGCGAATCCATTACCCTCTCCTATGTCGAGTGGGATACAGAAGTGGCTTCAACTAATGTGATTGCTGAAGTCCTCCGCCGGGAAGGTTATGATGTGACCATTACCCCCCTAGACAATGCCATTATGTGGAGTGCTGTGGCAACTGGTGAAGCTGATGGGATGGTTGGGGCATGGCTCCCACAAACCCACGGCCCACAGTTCGACCAGTATGGCGACCAAATGGAAGACCTCGGTCCTAACCTTGAAGGGGCTAAGATCGGGATGGTTGTTCCTGAATATATGGATGTTAATAGCATTGAAGACCTTTCAAGCGAAGCTGATTCTGTCATTACCGGGATCGAGCCTGGTGCTAGGGTGGTTGCGGCGACAGAAGATGCTGTGGCCCAATACCCTAACCTATCCGATTGGACTGTTGAGACCTCTTCTTCCGGTGCCATGACCACTGCTTTAGGTCAAGCTATTTCGAACGAAGAAGAAATTGTCGTAACGGGTTGGTCCCCTCACTGGAAATTCCAAGCCTATGACTTGAAATATCTTGAAGATCCTAAGGGCGTCTATGGGGGCGAAGAAACGATCAATACCATGGTTCGCCAAGGTTTCAAGGGAGACCACCCACGGGCCTATCAAATTCTCGACCAATTCAATTGGAGCTTGGATGATATGGAAAGCGTCATGTTAGAAATCTCTAACGGAAAAGACCCACAACAAGCAGCGATTGAGTGGATCGACGCCAATCCAGATAAAGTGGAAGAATGGTTAGCAGAATAGAAAGCTTTAGCTATTCTATTAATTGTTTTTTACCGCTTAAGACTAACTGTCTCAAGACCTCTTAGCCTTTAAGAAGGAGTTAAAAAACAAGTCATGATGAAAAAAATACTATTAGCTTTAACCGCCTTGGTCGGCTTAGTCTTCACTTTGGGGAGTGAGGGGGCCTATGAGTCCTCGCTACTTAATGGTAATTTCTTTTCCGACAAAGAAGAATTAGAATTGGTCTATGTCCAATGGGATACGGAGATTGCTTCGACCCATGTCATCGCCAATGTCTTAGAAGAAGCAGGCTACCAAGTCAAGATGACCTCAGCTGATGTGCCTGTGATGTGGGCCTCTCTAGCTTCGGGTGATGTAGACGGCATGGTAGCTGCCTGGCTGCCGCAAACCCATGGCTCTTACTTTGAGGAGTTTGGCGACCAGATGGAAGATTTGGGCCCCAATCTCAGAGGAGCCAAGATTGGCTTAGTCGTTCCTGCTTATATGCCAGTCTCTAGCATTGCTGACTTAAGTTCTGAAGCTGGTTCAACCATTACCGGGATTGAACCAGGGACAGGAGCCGTAATGGCCGCAGAGCGAGCCTTGGAGACCTATCCTAATCTCAGCCAGTGGCAGATGGAAACGGCCTCAACAGGGGCGATGACGACAGCTCTTGGCCAGGCTATTGACCGGGAAGAGGAAATTGTCGTTACCGGTTGGTCGCCCCACTGGAAGTTCCAAAGCTATGACCTAAAATACTTGGAAGATCCAGAAGGGGTCTTCGGTGGTGAAGAGACCATCAATACTATGGTCCGCTTTGGCTTGGAAGAAGACCACCCGCGTGCCTATCAGATTCTGGATCGTTTCGAATGGGATCTGGAAGATATGGAGACCGTGATGCTGGATATTGCAGATGGGACAGACCCTAAGCAAGCAGCTAAGAAGTGGGTTGACGCTAACCGCGACAAGGTGGATGCTTGGTTAGCTGAATAAAGATGGGATTGTTGAGTATAGCTTATGCTCCTGCTCAGCTAAATTGCTTGACCAGTCTTATGGTGTCAGCAATCTAAAAAAATAAATAGATTAATGCAGCTACTAAAAAAATGCCTCAAGCGAAGGGAGTCCTTCGGCTTGAGGCATTTTTAATTTGATACTAATAAACTGCAATCGGTCCTGCTTCGCTTTCAATGACGCGGATGTTGGCGTCAAATATATCTTGGAGCTTCTGGGTCTGCATGACATCGCGGGGGGAGCCGAAGCTTGCGATCTGCCCCTTCTTCATAGCGCAGATGAAATCAGCGTAGCGAGCGGCGATATTGATGTCATGGAGGACAGTGATGATGGTCCGGTCCAGCTGGTTAACCACCTGGCGGAGGTGCATCATCATCTGGATAGAGCTCGCAATATCCAGGTTATTCAGGGGTTCGTCGAGGAGGACATAGGGGGTCTCTTGGGCTAGAACCATAGCTACATAGGCCCGCTGGCGTTGGCCACCAGACAGTTGGTCGAGATAGCGGTCGGCTAGCTTTTCTAGGCTGAGAAAGTGGATATAGTTATCCACAATTTCTAAGTCTTTCTCAGTGAGCCGTCCCTTGCTGTAGGGGAAGCGGCCAAAAGCCACCAATTGCTTGACTGTTAACCGAGTCATGAAGTGGTTTTCCTGGCGGAGGACGGCAATCTTTTTGGCCAAGTCCTGGCTTTTGCTTTCATCCATGGCTTGGCCTTCCAGGTAGACCCGGCCGCTATCCGCTTGGAGTAAGCGGCCAATCATCATCAGGCAGGTCGATTTGCCTGCACCATTGGGACCAACGAGGGCAGTAAAACTACCTTTAGGAATTTCGAGATCGAGGGGGCCGATTTTGACTTCATCGTTATAGGCTTTAGAGAGCCCTTCGAGTCGGATCATAGGGATTCTCCTTTCTTATTTCTGAGGAGGACGGTGAGGAAGCTGAGACCACCGAAGACCTCAATGATCACACCCACCACGCCCTGGGCATTGAAGACATGGTACATGAAGAAATAGGCACCTGTTAAGACAGCAAAGGCGACAACGATAGCCATCAGGAAGAGATAGCGGTGGTCGTAGGTCGGAACCAGCTGATAGCAGATATTGGCTACCAGGAAGCCAAAGAAGGACAGGGGACCAATCAAGGCAGTAGAAATGGCCATCAGGATAGCGACAAGGCTTAAAACAATGATAGCAATCTGCTTGGGATTGAGGCCGAGGTTCTTGGCAACATCCGTTCCTAGGGACATGATATCGAGCTTGGAGCTGAGAGCCAAAAGACCGGCGATAGCTAAGAGGCAGAGTGGAACGGCCAGGATGAATTGCTCGGCTTCCGCATGGTTAACGGAAGCGAAGAGCCGAGCCTGGAGGATATCGAACTCTGAGGGTGCTAGCATCCGGCGCATGAAAGTTGCCAGGGAGTTGAGCCCTGTGCCCAGCATCATCCCCACTAAGAGCATAATCTGCATATCCGCGTACTTACCTGTCAGCAACCAGCGGTAGAGGAGCAGGCTAGCTGACACCATGAGGACTAATTGGATGCAGAAGGCCGTTAGACCTGAGAATTGGACTAGGGATTGGACCCCGAGGAAGAAGACAATCGCGGTTTGAAGAGCTACATAAAGGGCTTCAAAACCAAGCAGGGAAGGGGTAATGATCCGGTTTTGGGTCAAAGACTGGAAGGCGACAGTCGCTGTGCCCTGGCAGAGGGCCACGATGATCATGGCGATGAGAGCGGTCAGCCGCCTTTGGATGACTGGGAAGAAAGAGGGGGAATCGATAGGAACAGGGTTATTGTAGAAGATGAGCCCCCCGCTGAAAGCGAGGCCCAGGCAGAAGATGACCCCAAAGAGGATCCAATAGCGGCGGCGGTCAGCTTCCTTGGTAAAGGCTGGAAAATAGAGAGGCTTTAATTTCATGCTTGATGCCTCCTTTGGTAGAGTAATAGGCTAATGAAGACGAAAGAACCCAGGGTCCCCAAGATCACAGAGACGGGCAGCTCGAAGGGAGCGATCAGCCAACGGGAGAGGATGTCACAGGCCATGATCAGGGCCATGCCCAAGAGGCTGACCCAGATTAGGTTGGACCGGACATCATCACCGCGAAATAGGGAAATGGTATTGGGAACGATGAGCCCAAGAAAGGGAAGGTAGCCGACGACGCTAGCGACAATGCCGACAGCTAGGGCGACGAGGGCAGTTCCTAGCAGGCTCACCTTTTGGTAGTCGACGCCGAGATTGGTTGCTACGTCGCGACCGAGGCCGGCAATGGTCAAACGGTCAGCAAGGAAGTAGATAGCTAGGGTAACCAGGATAATCAACCAGAGATACTCATAGCGTCCTTGCTGGATCGAGGCAAAAGACCCTGTAAACCAAATTTCTAGGGACTGGGTCATATTGAAGGCTAGACCAATAAAGGTTGAAATAGCGGAAACAACTGCTCCCAGCATG
Proteins encoded in this window:
- a CDS encoding PPK2 family polyphosphate kinase, which gives rise to MTLDDYKLTGQEIHLADYPCHVLSKEDDEKLKDSLYEDLVPDLVDWHNRLTAEGTRGVLIVLQALDAAGKDEIIRYIFSTLQPQALKVTSFQKPSDNEKAHDYLWRMHEGLPARGEIAILNRSYYEDIIAPQIHQSLDSEEQPEEIKADPELIEKRYEQIKGFEDYLTANGFPVLKLFFNMSKDTQRDRLLERIENPKKNYEFSLSDIEDRKQWDHYQEVFEGMLNHTATATAPWYVLPADNPWLSRQIATQALIEILAQLDPQYPEFSEEERAEIKKVADQLRRGEI
- a CDS encoding iron chelate uptake ABC transporter family permease subunit, with product MKLKPLYFPAFTKEADRRRYWILFGVIFCLGLAFSGGLIFYNNPVPIDSPSFFPVIQRRLTALIAMIIVALCQGTATVAFQSLTQNRIITPSLLGFEALYVALQTAIVFFLGVQSLVQFSGLTAFCIQLVLMVSASLLLYRWLLTGKYADMQIMLLVGMMLGTGLNSLATFMRRMLAPSEFDILQARLFASVNHAEAEQFILAVPLCLLAIAGLLALSSKLDIMSLGTDVAKNLGLNPKQIAIIVLSLVAILMAISTALIGPLSFFGFLVANICYQLVPTYDHRYLFLMAIVVAFAVLTGAYFFMYHVFNAQGVVGVIIEVFGGLSFLTVLLRNKKGESL
- a CDS encoding quaternary amine ABC transporter ATP-binding protein, translated to MSSVKIRNLTKIYGTRGQIDRAKKMLNEGKTKEEIVKATGATVGVDNASMDIHEGETFVIMGLSGSGKSTLLRMINRLIEPTSGSVEIDGDDLTKISAEELREVRRKKVSMVFQNFALFPHMTLQENTEYGLAVQGVDKEERRKVAEKALANAGLAEYKDQYPDQLSGGMQQRVGLARALANDPEILLMDEAFSALDPLIRRDMQDELVDLQERVNKTIIFITHDLDEALRIGDRIALMRNGEVVQVGTGEEILTNPANDYVERFVESVDRSKVITAENAMKRPEFVINMDREGLRVALRRMQEEDISQIMVRDDSQRLRGYIHDGEALAYIRKQNQAGKDLNLEDILHTDVPVIAPDATINETFDALQGASLPVSVVDENGRWLGIINRRMIIDILSSSDYEGGPVDE
- a CDS encoding ABC transporter ATP-binding protein, with product MIRLEGLSKAYNDEVKIGPLDLEIPKGSFTALVGPNGAGKSTCLMMIGRLLQADSGRVYLEGQAMDESKSQDLAKKIAVLRQENHFMTRLTVKQLVAFGRFPYSKGRLTEKDLEIVDNYIHFLSLEKLADRYLDQLSGGQRQRAYVAMVLAQETPYVLLDEPLNNLDIASSIQMMMHLRQVVNQLDRTIITVLHDINIAARYADFICAMKKGQIASFGSPRDVMQTQKLQDIFDANIRVIESEAGPIAVY
- a CDS encoding glycine betaine ABC transporter substrate-binding protein translates to MMKKILLALTALVGLVFTLGSEGAYESSLLNGNFFSDKEELELVYVQWDTEIASTHVIANVLEEAGYQVKMTSADVPVMWASLASGDVDGMVAAWLPQTHGSYFEEFGDQMEDLGPNLRGAKIGLVVPAYMPVSSIADLSSEAGSTITGIEPGTGAVMAAERALETYPNLSQWQMETASTGAMTTALGQAIDREEEIVVTGWSPHWKFQSYDLKYLEDPEGVFGGEETINTMVRFGLEEDHPRAYQILDRFEWDLEDMETVMLDIADGTDPKQAAKKWVDANRDKVDAWLAE
- a CDS encoding ABC transporter permease; translation: MPKTSYKMKLQQALRGRWGLLGLGLLVVFLAYLSLRTGAYDIQAHEEGWQMLWITRFPRTFALMLSGTAMSMSGLVMQLLSQNRFVEPTTTGTIEWAGLGLILCYLLFPSPSLFLRMGFAIMAAFVGTLVFFYFMRNIRLKSGLLVPLIGIMLGAVVSAISTFIGLAFNMTQSLEIWFTGSFASIQQGRYEYLWLIILVTLAIYFLADRLTIAGLGRDVATNLGVDYQKVSLLGTALVALAVGIVASVVGYLPFLGLIVPNTISLFRGDDVRSNLIWVSLLGMALIMACDILSRWLIAPFELPVSVILGTLGSFVFISLLLYQRRHQA